Proteins encoded by one window of Chryseobacterium foetidum:
- a CDS encoding sensor protein KdpD, whose amino-acid sequence MNESRKSAEEFLHLINKSKRGKLKIYIGMSAGVGKTFRMLQEAHVLLQNGIDLKIGYIETHQRKETHRLLEGLPVIPRRKLFYKGKELEELDVPAILMLRPEIVIVDELAHTNIEGSKNKKRWQDVMDILDAGINVISAVNIQHIESLNEEVKAVTGVEVAERIPDTVLAAADEVVNIDLTADELIARLKEGKIYDQSKIPSALNNFFKNENILQLRELALKEVASQVTRKVETEVITGKTLKKERFLACISSNEKTAKNVIRKTARLANYYNSQWFLLYVQIPKESADRINLSKQRHLINNFKLATELGAEIIKVESKNIALSIMEQCDERSITTVCIGKPHLDIWRIILATDTFNSLLKRLSKQNVDLVILS is encoded by the coding sequence CAGAAGAATTTTTACATCTTATCAATAAATCAAAAAGAGGAAAACTTAAGATTTATATCGGGATGAGCGCAGGCGTGGGCAAAACTTTCAGAATGCTGCAGGAAGCTCACGTACTTCTTCAAAACGGAATCGATTTAAAAATTGGTTACATAGAAACACACCAGAGAAAAGAAACCCATCGTTTGCTGGAAGGTTTACCTGTTATTCCAAGACGAAAATTATTTTACAAAGGAAAAGAACTGGAAGAGCTGGATGTTCCCGCCATTTTGATGCTCCGTCCTGAAATTGTGATTGTGGATGAACTGGCTCACACCAACATTGAAGGAAGCAAAAATAAAAAACGATGGCAGGATGTGATGGATATTTTAGACGCCGGGATCAATGTAATCAGCGCTGTAAACATCCAGCATATAGAAAGTTTGAACGAAGAAGTAAAGGCCGTGACCGGTGTGGAAGTAGCAGAGAGAATTCCGGATACGGTACTTGCCGCTGCTGATGAAGTTGTGAATATTGACCTTACCGCAGACGAACTGATTGCCAGATTAAAGGAAGGAAAAATTTACGACCAAAGCAAAATTCCTTCGGCACTGAATAATTTCTTTAAAAATGAAAATATTCTTCAGCTTCGTGAGCTGGCTTTAAAAGAGGTGGCTTCGCAGGTGACCAGAAAAGTTGAAACAGAAGTCATCACCGGAAAGACATTAAAGAAAGAAAGATTTCTGGCGTGCATCAGCTCCAATGAAAAAACAGCAAAAAATGTCATCCGGAAAACGGCAAGACTGGCAAATTATTACAACAGTCAGTGGTTTCTGCTGTATGTTCAGATTCCGAAAGAGTCGGCGGACAGGATTAATTTGAGCAAACAGAGACATTTAATTAATAATTTTAAACTGGCTACAGAACTCGGCGCAGAAATCATCAAGGTGGAAAGCAAAAACATAGCCCTATCAATAATGGAACAGTGTGATGAACGAAGCATCACAACGGTATGCATCGGAAAACCACATCTGGATATCTGGAGAATTATTTTGGCAACCGATACCTTTAATTCATTATTAAAAAGGCTGTCAAAACAGAATGTAGATTTAGTAATTTTGTCGTAA
- a CDS encoding sensor histidine kinase, translating into MKIKTKLNAGVGLLFFMIIVLSTLGGWFIYQLKKDTQNILVANYNTLQYSRNMLLSLEEIGKEPFALSEFQKNLNLQRQNITEDGEKEATQNIHEHFSELKNNQGNLNLHSAIRKDIAELMQLNMNAIQIKSGIANTTAQNAIAVISIVGTLCFLIAFILMVNLPSNISNPIRELTSSIHQIANQNYRERVHFESNSEFGELARSFNTMAEKLQEYSESRIDKILKGKKRIETLIDNMHDAVIGIDESKKVLFVNDEALKISGLKKDNFVGKLIQDVAVSNDLIRDLIKEIIDVNHPKNESETLKIFVEGKENYFEKEILDINVIPTGEHESRFIGQVIMLRNITPFKELDLAKTQFIGTVSHEFKTPISSIQMGLQLLENEKVGKLNTEQMKLLKGIDEDTVRLLKITRELLNLAQRESGMMQLNVYPFYVSTVVQEVVKTNQSAAAEKNIRFKTYIDPQLEKINADEEKIVWVLNNFVSNGIRYSPENSEIEISIDKSGNNSVKFSVADQGAGIEPQYLNQIFTRYFRIPGTKAEGNGLGLSICKDFVEAHGGRISVESKTGQGSVFSFVLSS; encoded by the coding sequence ATGAAAATAAAAACAAAACTGAATGCAGGCGTTGGTCTGCTGTTTTTTATGATAATTGTGCTGTCCACTTTGGGTGGGTGGTTTATTTATCAGCTGAAAAAAGATACGCAGAATATTCTTGTGGCCAATTACAACACGCTGCAATATTCCCGAAATATGCTTTTGTCGCTGGAAGAAATCGGGAAGGAGCCGTTTGCGCTGTCAGAATTTCAGAAAAATCTCAATCTTCAGCGGCAGAATATTACTGAAGATGGCGAGAAAGAAGCGACGCAAAATATTCATGAACATTTTTCAGAATTAAAAAATAATCAGGGCAATTTAAACTTACATTCAGCCATCCGGAAAGATATTGCCGAACTGATGCAGCTGAATATGAATGCCATCCAGATCAAAAGTGGCATTGCCAACACCACGGCACAAAATGCGATTGCAGTGATTTCCATCGTCGGAACTCTCTGTTTTTTGATTGCTTTTATTTTAATGGTGAATCTGCCTTCCAATATTTCCAATCCTATTCGGGAGCTGACTTCGAGTATTCATCAGATTGCCAACCAGAATTACAGAGAACGGGTTCATTTTGAAAGCAACAGTGAGTTTGGTGAATTGGCGAGATCTTTTAATACGATGGCAGAAAAACTTCAGGAATACTCTGAAAGCCGGATTGATAAAATTTTAAAAGGAAAAAAGCGCATTGAAACGCTGATTGACAATATGCATGACGCTGTAATCGGGATCGACGAGAGTAAGAAAGTTCTTTTTGTAAATGATGAAGCACTAAAAATTTCAGGTCTGAAAAAAGATAATTTTGTAGGAAAACTGATTCAGGATGTAGCGGTGAGCAATGATTTGATCAGAGATTTAATTAAAGAGATTATTGATGTCAATCATCCTAAAAATGAGTCTGAAACCTTAAAAATTTTTGTAGAAGGAAAAGAAAATTACTTTGAAAAGGAAATTTTAGACATCAATGTAATTCCCACAGGAGAACACGAAAGCCGTTTTATCGGTCAGGTGATTATGCTCAGAAACATTACGCCATTCAAAGAGCTGGATTTGGCTAAAACACAGTTCATCGGAACCGTTTCACATGAGTTTAAAACGCCTATTTCTTCGATTCAAATGGGTCTTCAGCTATTGGAAAATGAGAAAGTAGGAAAATTAAATACCGAACAGATGAAACTCCTGAAAGGTATTGATGAAGACACGGTAAGATTGCTGAAAATTACACGGGAATTACTGAATCTGGCGCAGCGCGAATCCGGAATGATGCAGCTCAACGTTTATCCGTTTTACGTGAGTACAGTTGTTCAGGAAGTGGTTAAGACCAATCAGTCTGCTGCTGCTGAAAAAAATATCCGTTTTAAAACTTACATTGATCCTCAGTTGGAAAAAATAAATGCGGACGAAGAAAAAATTGTCTGGGTGTTAAACAATTTTGTTTCCAATGGAATCCGTTATTCTCCTGAAAATTCTGAGATAGAAATTTCAATTGATAAGTCGGGAAACAATTCAGTTAAATTTTCAGTTGCAGATCAGGGTGCAGGAATTGAGCCCCAATATTTAAATCAGATATTTACCAGATATTTTCGCATTCCGGGAACCAAAGCTGAAGGCAACGGATTGGGATTAAGCATCTGCAAAGATTTTGTGGAAGCACACGGAGGAAGAATATCTGTAGAAAGTAAAACGGGACAGGGAAGTGTTTTCAGTTTTGTACTGTCTTCGTAA
- a CDS encoding DUF4982 domain-containing protein encodes MSAYLKNIFTLLFLVICGQLYVFSQSKTQEKYNFNNGWLLAVGDFPEGSKKNFKDSDWKKITLPRAFNEDEAFRVPIDSLSTSIIWYRKHFRLPKKANGKKVFLEFEGIRFGGEFFVNGKSIGKHENGVMAVGFDITDYLNKNGKENFIAVRIDNSWDYKESTSQSKFQWNDKNFNANYGGIPKNVYLHIKDKIYQTLPLYSNLGTTGTYIYADQINISKKSALIHAESQVRNEYSFDKNVRYEVEIKDLDGKTVKTFSGKNTLIPAGQTATVSAENQVENLNFWSWGYGYLYHVKTTLFVDDKALDVVNTRTGFRKTRFDEGMVWLNDRVIQLKGYAQRTSNEWPAVGMSVPAWLSDYSNKLMVDSNANLVRWMHVTPWKQDVESCDRVGLIQAMPAGDAEKDVVGRRWEQRAELMRDAIIYNRNNPSILFYESGNESISEEHMAEMKAIRDQYDPHGGRAIGSREMLDSKIAEYGGEMLYINKSANIPMWATEYCRDEALRKYWDEYSYPFHKNGDGSNEYRSTVTNTVSKKTDTKAYNQNQDSFAIADINAWYDYYRVRPGTGTRVSSGGVNIIFSDSNTHFRGAENYRRSGEVDAMRIPKDAFFAHQVMWDGWVDIEKYRTYIIGHWNYTPEITKDVFVVSNGEKVELFINGKSKGFGERSSAFLFSFKNIQWEEGEISAVSYNSEGKLLSKAEIKTAGKPVSIRLKEMHSPDGFKADGADLALVEIEVVDAQGNRCPLANNEISFDLKGPAEWRGGIAQGKDNYILSKVLPVESGVNRILLRSTNRGGKITLTASAEGLASKSIEFNTVSVDNKDVSDYISGHHLPSNLERGQTPKGNSFTVKRKAVKIVRAYSSVNQNEVKFSYDDNELSEWKNDGNLATGWITYELEKDAVINKVELKPAGWRSRSYPIKILVDDQEVYSGNTEKSLGYISIPIKPVKGRFVKIQLEGQTTTKDAYNDIVEVTGKKQKDAESISSKDKNNDLRIVEVEFYEEL; translated from the coding sequence ATGAGTGCATACTTAAAAAATATTTTCACCTTATTATTTTTAGTCATCTGTGGTCAGTTGTATGTTTTTTCACAATCTAAAACTCAGGAAAAATACAATTTCAACAACGGCTGGTTATTAGCTGTTGGAGATTTTCCGGAGGGGTCGAAGAAAAATTTTAAAGATTCTGATTGGAAGAAAATCACGTTACCCAGAGCTTTTAATGAAGATGAAGCTTTCAGAGTTCCTATTGACAGCCTTAGCACTTCGATTATCTGGTATCGTAAGCATTTTCGTCTTCCAAAAAAGGCAAACGGTAAAAAAGTGTTTTTAGAATTTGAAGGTATCCGCTTTGGAGGCGAATTTTTCGTCAACGGAAAGTCAATTGGAAAGCACGAAAACGGTGTAATGGCAGTTGGTTTTGACATTACAGATTACCTCAACAAAAATGGTAAAGAAAACTTTATAGCAGTACGCATCGATAATTCCTGGGATTATAAAGAGAGCACATCCCAATCAAAATTTCAATGGAATGATAAAAACTTCAATGCCAACTATGGTGGTATTCCGAAAAATGTTTATCTGCACATCAAAGACAAAATTTATCAGACGCTTCCACTCTACAGCAATTTAGGTACAACTGGAACTTATATCTACGCTGACCAGATTAATATTTCAAAAAAATCGGCTCTCATTCACGCAGAATCGCAGGTTCGTAACGAATATTCTTTCGATAAAAATGTGAGATACGAAGTAGAAATCAAAGATCTTGATGGGAAAACAGTCAAAACATTTAGCGGAAAAAACACTTTGATTCCCGCAGGACAAACGGCAACAGTTTCAGCAGAAAATCAGGTTGAAAATTTAAATTTCTGGAGCTGGGGTTACGGCTATCTTTATCATGTAAAAACTACTTTATTTGTCGATGATAAAGCCTTGGACGTTGTCAATACACGCACCGGATTTAGAAAAACCCGTTTTGATGAAGGAATGGTTTGGCTGAATGACCGTGTCATTCAATTAAAAGGTTATGCACAACGCACCAGCAACGAGTGGCCTGCAGTTGGAATGAGTGTTCCTGCATGGTTGAGCGATTATTCAAATAAATTAATGGTGGACAGCAATGCCAATCTTGTGAGATGGATGCACGTAACTCCGTGGAAACAGGATGTTGAAAGCTGTGACCGTGTCGGTCTTATTCAGGCAATGCCGGCTGGTGATGCAGAAAAAGATGTTGTTGGCCGACGTTGGGAACAGCGTGCAGAATTGATGAGGGATGCGATCATTTATAACAGAAATAATCCGAGTATTTTGTTTTATGAATCCGGAAATGAATCGATTTCGGAGGAACACATGGCAGAAATGAAAGCAATCCGTGATCAATACGATCCTCACGGAGGGCGTGCCATAGGTTCAAGGGAAATGCTGGACAGTAAAATAGCAGAATATGGAGGCGAAATGCTGTACATTAATAAAAGTGCCAATATTCCTATGTGGGCGACAGAATACTGTAGAGATGAGGCTTTGCGTAAATATTGGGATGAATATTCCTATCCTTTCCATAAAAACGGAGACGGATCCAATGAATACCGATCCACTGTGACCAATACCGTCTCAAAAAAAACGGATACGAAAGCTTACAATCAAAATCAGGATTCATTTGCAATTGCTGATATCAATGCCTGGTATGATTATTACAGGGTGCGACCGGGAACGGGAACGCGGGTCAGTTCAGGTGGTGTAAATATTATATTTTCAGATTCAAACACGCATTTCAGAGGGGCGGAAAATTATAGAAGAAGCGGTGAAGTAGATGCGATGCGTATTCCGAAAGATGCCTTTTTTGCTCATCAGGTGATGTGGGACGGCTGGGTTGATATAGAAAAATACCGAACGTACATTATCGGACATTGGAATTACACTCCAGAAATTACAAAAGATGTTTTTGTGGTTTCAAATGGTGAAAAAGTGGAATTATTTATTAATGGTAAATCCAAAGGTTTCGGTGAACGAAGCAGTGCTTTCCTTTTTAGTTTTAAAAATATTCAGTGGGAAGAAGGTGAAATTTCTGCTGTGAGTTATAATTCGGAAGGAAAACTTTTAAGCAAAGCTGAAATTAAAACTGCAGGAAAACCCGTTTCAATCCGTTTAAAAGAAATGCATTCGCCAGATGGTTTTAAGGCTGATGGTGCAGACTTAGCATTGGTTGAGATTGAAGTTGTGGATGCTCAGGGAAACCGTTGTCCGTTGGCGAATAATGAAATTTCTTTCGACCTAAAAGGTCCTGCTGAATGGCGTGGCGGAATAGCCCAGGGAAAAGACAATTATATTTTATCTAAAGTTTTACCCGTAGAAAGTGGCGTCAATAGAATTTTATTACGCTCAACCAACAGAGGCGGAAAAATAACGCTTACTGCTTCAGCAGAAGGTTTAGCTTCAAAATCAATTGAGTTCAATACGGTTTCAGTTGATAACAAAGATGTTTCAGATTACATTTCAGGCCATCATTTACCATCAAATCTTGAGAGAGGACAAACACCGAAGGGTAATTCGTTTACTGTTAAGAGAAAAGCTGTAAAAATTGTGAGAGCATATTCTTCGGTTAATCAAAATGAGGTTAAATTTAGCTATGATGACAACGAGTTATCTGAATGGAAAAATGATGGAAATTTAGCAACAGGCTGGATTACGTATGAATTGGAAAAAGATGCCGTAATTAATAAAGTAGAATTAAAACCAGCCGGCTGGAGATCTCGCAGTTATCCCATAAAAATCCTAGTAGATGATCAGGAAGTGTATTCCGGAAATACAGAAAAAAGTTTAGGATATATTTCCATTCCAATAAAACCTGTTAAGGGCAGATTTGTGAAAATTCAGCTGGAAGGACAAACCACGACCAAAGATGCTTATAATGACATTGTGGAAGTAACAGGAAAAAAGCAAAAAGATGCGGAAAGTATTTCATCGAAGGACAAAAATAATGATTTACGCATAGTGGAAGTTGAGTTCTATGAAGAATTATAA
- a CDS encoding LacI family DNA-binding transcriptional regulator: MEKKITIKQIATDLDLSVSTVSKALNDSYEISESTKSRVLSYASANNYSPNQAAQNLKTGRTNTIGIVVCAINNVIISQILDGIYSASAKSGFDVIIMQSNENIDEEKRCLLALLNKGVDGILLAPVSENSNTDFLIEINKNVCPIVLFDRFNHHIETIKVGSNEYEGILNAVTHLKDIGRQNILFITGNQFGEENLRIKIFKEVLKEINITFREELMLRCDLANHHILDQQIATKIEELQFSGQQPDAIFGATDFITIRSLGILKKLNIRVPEDIAVIGFSNFDMVYSLNPPLSAIRQPAKEIGHIAFLKLIEFLNCDISQRSKLIQNYYLDTKIDFRESTGL; the protein is encoded by the coding sequence TTGGAGAAAAAAATTACCATCAAGCAGATTGCCACCGATCTTGATCTTTCGGTTTCTACAGTTTCCAAAGCTTTAAACGACAGCTATGAAATCAGCGAATCGACTAAAAGCAGGGTTTTGAGCTATGCTTCCGCAAATAATTATTCTCCCAATCAGGCTGCACAAAATTTAAAAACCGGACGAACAAATACAATCGGCATTGTGGTTTGTGCAATCAATAATGTAATTATTTCACAGATTTTAGACGGAATTTATTCTGCATCGGCAAAATCTGGCTTTGATGTTATCATTATGCAGAGTAATGAAAATATCGATGAAGAAAAACGCTGCCTTTTAGCCTTGCTCAATAAAGGTGTTGACGGCATTCTTTTGGCTCCCGTAAGCGAGAATTCTAATACTGATTTTCTCATAGAAATTAATAAAAATGTTTGTCCCATAGTTTTGTTTGACCGATTTAATCACCACATTGAAACCATTAAAGTCGGCAGTAATGAATATGAAGGAATTTTAAATGCTGTTACTCATCTTAAAGATATTGGCAGACAAAATATTCTCTTTATTACCGGAAACCAATTCGGAGAAGAAAATCTTCGCATCAAAATTTTTAAAGAAGTTCTTAAAGAAATCAATATCACTTTCAGAGAAGAATTGATGCTCCGTTGTGATCTCGCCAATCATCATATACTGGATCAACAAATTGCCACAAAAATTGAAGAACTTCAATTTTCCGGTCAACAACCTGACGCCATTTTCGGGGCTACCGATTTTATCACTATTCGTTCTCTTGGAATATTAAAAAAGTTAAACATCCGGGTTCCTGAAGATATCGCTGTGATAGGTTTTTCCAACTTTGATATGGTTTACTCTCTCAATCCGCCATTATCTGCCATCAGACAACCTGCGAAAGAAATTGGTCATATCGCATTTCTGAAATTAATTGAATTTTTAAATTGCGATATTTCACAGCGTTCAAAACTGATTCAAAACTATTATTTAGATACAAAAATTGATTTCAGAGAATCTACAGGCTTATAA
- the uxuA gene encoding mannonate dehydratase: MKNLEQTWRWYGPEDPVSLQHAKQAGATGIVTALHHIPHGEIWTVDEISKRKKIISDAGLVWSVVESVPVHEDIKTGSENAEIYIKNYRQTLKNLSDCGIFTVCYNFMPVLDWTRTQLDLEMKDGSKALSFNWVDLALFDIHILKRNNVAEDYSESILNEVEVKIANITEDDKKTLAENILLGIPGEENISLENLKESIDTYKKLGEDGLRENLKYFLKSIADVCEENHIKMTIHPDDPPFPILGLPRIVSNEKDFEFILNAVDQPFNGVCFCTGSLGAGNHEEILNIFNKVKDRTNFIHLRNVKKDKNRNFYEADHLDGDVDMYEIMKAIVIENQNREKPIPFRPDHGHQMLDDVNKKTLPGYSAIGRLRGLAELRGLELGILKSL, from the coding sequence ATGAAAAATTTAGAACAAACCTGGAGATGGTACGGTCCTGAAGATCCTGTGTCACTTCAGCATGCAAAACAGGCGGGAGCGACTGGCATTGTAACAGCTCTGCATCATATTCCACACGGGGAAATCTGGACAGTTGACGAGATTAGTAAAAGGAAAAAAATCATTTCTGATGCCGGATTGGTATGGTCTGTTGTAGAAAGTGTTCCAGTACATGAAGATATAAAAACAGGTTCAGAAAATGCCGAAATTTATATCAAAAATTACAGACAGACTCTAAAAAACTTGAGTGACTGCGGAATTTTTACCGTTTGCTATAATTTTATGCCTGTTTTGGACTGGACGAGAACGCAGCTGGATCTGGAAATGAAAGACGGTTCGAAAGCATTATCCTTCAACTGGGTTGATCTGGCACTGTTTGACATTCATATTCTGAAACGAAATAATGTTGCTGAGGATTATTCAGAATCGATTTTAAATGAAGTTGAAGTTAAAATAGCGAATATTACAGAAGATGATAAGAAAACGCTTGCAGAAAATATCCTTTTGGGAATTCCGGGAGAGGAAAATATTTCATTGGAAAATCTTAAAGAAAGTATTGACACTTATAAAAAATTAGGTGAAGATGGACTTCGTGAGAATCTTAAGTATTTTCTTAAATCAATCGCTGATGTTTGTGAAGAAAACCATATCAAAATGACCATTCATCCCGACGATCCTCCCTTCCCTATTTTGGGTTTGCCGAGAATTGTAAGTAATGAAAAAGATTTTGAATTTATCCTGAATGCAGTTGACCAACCTTTCAACGGAGTCTGTTTTTGTACAGGTTCTTTGGGAGCGGGAAATCATGAAGAGATTTTAAACATCTTTAATAAAGTAAAAGACAGAACCAATTTTATTCATTTGCGAAATGTAAAAAAAGATAAAAACAGAAATTTCTACGAAGCCGATCATCTCGATGGAGACGTTGACATGTATGAAATTATGAAAGCGATTGTTATTGAAAATCAAAATAGAGAGAAACCAATTCCGTTCAGACCGGATCACGGGCATCAGATGCTGGATGATGTAAATAAAAAAACATTACCCGGATATTCTGCAATCGGCAGATTAAGAGGACTTGCCGAATTAAGAGGTTTGGAACTGGGGATTTTAAAAAGTTTATAA
- a CDS encoding SDR family oxidoreductase → MSILDKFSLKNKIIVVTGATGILGESFVKAIAEAGGKVVIIGRNEEAAAQRKNMVHKLGSEALVIIADVLSKEEMLAAKDQILSTFGTIDGLVNAAGGNVSGATIQPHQDLFSAEFEHTKEAIELNLYGTMIPTQIFGRVMSENKYGSIVNISSIAADRTLTQVMGYAVAKSGIEAYTKWMATELPLRYGDKIRVNAIAPGVFLTKQNERLLLDAENNYTPRTQKFINNTPFSRLGNPEELQGALVYLLSDASGFINGETIVVDGGFSAWSGV, encoded by the coding sequence ATGAGCATATTAGACAAATTTTCTTTAAAGAATAAAATTATAGTCGTTACTGGAGCAACTGGCATTTTGGGAGAATCATTTGTAAAAGCGATTGCAGAAGCAGGTGGAAAAGTGGTAATTATCGGAAGAAATGAAGAAGCCGCTGCACAAAGAAAGAACATGGTTCACAAACTTGGTTCTGAAGCTTTGGTCATTATTGCAGATGTTCTTTCAAAAGAAGAAATGCTGGCTGCCAAAGATCAAATCCTGAGTACCTTCGGAACTATCGACGGTTTGGTGAATGCTGCGGGAGGTAATGTTTCTGGGGCGACCATTCAGCCTCATCAGGATTTGTTTTCTGCAGAATTTGAGCATACTAAAGAGGCCATTGAATTAAATCTTTATGGAACGATGATTCCTACGCAGATTTTTGGAAGAGTAATGTCAGAAAATAAATACGGAAGCATCGTCAATATTTCTTCGATTGCTGCTGACCGTACCTTGACGCAGGTAATGGGATATGCAGTTGCCAAAAGCGGTATTGAAGCTTACACCAAGTGGATGGCTACCGAACTTCCCTTAAGATATGGTGATAAAATTCGTGTAAATGCAATTGCTCCAGGCGTTTTTCTGACCAAACAAAATGAAAGATTGCTTCTGGATGCGGAAAATAATTATACACCAAGAACACAGAAATTCATCAATAATACTCCGTTTTCAAGACTTGGAAATCCTGAGGAATTACAGGGAGCATTGGTTTACTTGTTAAGTGATGCATCAGGATTTATAAATGGAGAAACGATCGTTGTTGATGGTGGTTTCAGTGCATGGTCGGGAGTTTAA
- a CDS encoding IS1595 family transposase, producing the protein MDIFSFTAHFGTEEDCRIHFKKQRDKIGVACKCGHKEHFWIKSIWSYECKKCRKRTSLKSGTIMQNSNLSFLIWYKTMFLMSVTKKGFSSKEIQKQLGLKRYEPVWAMVHKLRKAMGTRDEKYTLEGMIEFDEGYFTVESSEIEQEKGVRGRGAAGKQNVAVMAESTPLENIETGEKSKSCRYFKAKVLETHLSLEINETIKESIDNQSIVFTDKSTSYVDISDFVELHITEKSDKETTNETLKWVHITISNAKRNLLGNYHKIKRKYLQLYLNEFIYKLNRRYFGDQLFERLIIANITAV; encoded by the coding sequence ATGGATATATTTAGCTTTACCGCTCATTTTGGGACAGAGGAAGATTGCAGAATTCATTTTAAGAAACAGAGAGATAAGATTGGCGTGGCATGCAAATGTGGTCATAAAGAACATTTCTGGATTAAGAGCATTTGGAGCTACGAATGCAAAAAATGCCGTAAAAGGACTTCTTTGAAAAGCGGCACCATTATGCAGAACTCTAATCTTTCATTTTTAATTTGGTATAAGACAATGTTCTTAATGAGCGTTACAAAAAAAGGATTTTCGTCTAAAGAAATTCAGAAGCAATTGGGATTGAAACGCTATGAGCCTGTTTGGGCAATGGTTCATAAGCTAAGAAAAGCAATGGGAACACGGGACGAAAAATATACTTTAGAAGGAATGATTGAATTTGATGAAGGCTATTTTACAGTAGAATCCAGTGAGATTGAGCAGGAAAAAGGAGTCCGCGGCAGAGGTGCAGCGGGCAAACAAAATGTTGCTGTAATGGCCGAATCTACGCCTTTGGAAAATATAGAGACTGGTGAAAAATCAAAATCCTGCAGATACTTTAAAGCTAAAGTTTTAGAAACGCATCTTTCCCTTGAAATCAACGAAACCATTAAGGAATCGATCGATAATCAAAGTATTGTTTTCACTGATAAAAGTACCTCGTACGTTGATATCTCTGATTTTGTAGAGCTTCATATCACAGAGAAATCGGATAAAGAAACCACAAATGAAACCTTAAAATGGGTTCATATTACCATTAGTAATGCAAAACGGAATTTATTGGGAAATTATCATAAAATCAAAAGAAAATACCTTCAACTGTATTTAAATGAATTTATCTACAAACTAAATCGGAGATATTTCGGCGACCAACTCTTCGAAAGGCTCATTATTGCTAATATTACAGCGGTATGA
- a CDS encoding alpha/beta fold hydrolase codes for MSTLKLKDGTEIFYKDQGEGPVLMFHHGWPLSSDDWDAQVIFFLQRGYRVVTHDRRGHGRSSQNIYNHTIEQYASDAAELVEFLDLKDVVHIGHSTGGGEVIRYLNKYANGRAKKAVLISAIPPVMVQSETNPDGVPMSVFDGIREQTLNNRNQFYIDLTFPFYGYNREGAVIKEGVQRNWWRQGMMGGIVAHYDGIKAFSETDLTEDLKAVEIPVLVLHGEDDQIVPIANAALKSIKLLKNGQMITYPGFPHGMPTTEHETINKDLLEFIED; via the coding sequence ATGAGCACACTAAAATTAAAAGACGGAACAGAGATTTTTTACAAAGATCAAGGAGAAGGACCAGTTTTGATGTTTCATCATGGATGGCCTTTATCATCTGACGATTGGGATGCACAGGTTATTTTCTTCTTACAAAGAGGTTACAGAGTGGTGACGCACGACAGAAGAGGTCACGGCCGTTCCAGCCAGAATATTTACAACCATACCATCGAGCAATACGCTTCTGATGCGGCTGAATTGGTTGAATTCTTAGATTTGAAAGACGTTGTTCACATCGGTCACTCAACCGGTGGTGGCGAAGTCATCCGTTATCTGAACAAATATGCTAACGGAAGAGCGAAAAAAGCAGTGTTGATCAGCGCTATTCCGCCAGTGATGGTGCAAAGTGAGACGAATCCGGATGGCGTTCCGATGTCAGTTTTTGATGGCATCAGAGAGCAGACTTTGAACAACAGAAATCAGTTTTATATTGATTTAACTTTCCCTTTCTACGGCTACAACAGAGAAGGCGCAGTGATTAAAGAAGGTGTACAGAGAAACTGGTGGAGACAAGGAATGATGGGTGGAATTGTAGCGCATTACGACGGTATCAAAGCATTTTCTGAGACTGATTTAACAGAAGACTTGAAGGCGGTAGAAATTCCGGTTTTGGTGCTTCATGGCGAAGATGATCAAATCGTACCAATTGCAAACGCAGCGTTGAAATCAATCAAATTGTTGAAAAACGGTCAAATGATTACATATCCTGGTTTCCCTCACGGAATGCCGACTACAGAACACGAGACAATCAATAAAGATCTTTTGGAGTTTATTGAGGATTAG